Genomic DNA from Turicibacter faecis:
CGTCTTTGAATGATGGAAGAGATTTATTTGATTTTATCATGAATGAGGATGAAAAAGTTTTATTGTCCTTTCGATCAGTACGGGATCGTTTAGTCGTAACGAATAAGAAATTATTAATTATTGATATTCAAGGGATTACCGGACGAAAGAAAGAATACATGATTATCCCGTTTTCGAAAATTACAGCTTTCTCATGTGAAAGCTCCGGAACATTTGATTTAGATGCGGAGTTAAAGGTCTGGGCCTCTGGTATCAATCAGATGCAATTTGAATTTATCAAGGGAACGAATATTCGTCCCTTGATTCAAGTGTTAAATCAAGCAATCTGTTAGTCTTATTTGAATCGCCA
This window encodes:
- a CDS encoding PH domain-containing protein; translation: MESKIAALMSTSLNDGRDLFDFIMNEDEKVLLSFRSVRDRLVVTNKKLLIIDIQGITGRKKEYMIIPFSKITAFSCESSGTFDLDAELKVWASGINQMQFEFIKGTNIRPLIQVLNQAIC